The DNA window ATGATTTCCTCTTCGTAGCGGATTTCCACGCCCTGGCGCTCGGCTTCATCGGCCAGCAGCTTGTCGAAGTCGGCGCGCACCACCTGGTAGGTGGAACCCTGGCCTTCGGTGAAGGTGTCGCGGAAGTCGAACTCGCTGCGGCGCTCGCCCCAGGCGAAGGCCGCGCCGTGCTTGATCTGGTAGCCGGCGGCACGGACCGCGTCGAGCATGCCGGCTTCTTCGATGAAGTCCAGGCAGTGCGACAGCAGGCTCTCGCCAATCGAGAAGCGGGGAAAGCGCTGGCGCTCCAGCACCAGGACGTCATGCCCCTTGCGCTTGAGCAGTGCGCTGGCGATGGAACCCGAGGGACCGGCACCGATGACGACGACCTGGCGTTTTTCGATTTCAGCTGTATTCATGATGGCTTCTTGCTTCGACTTTGACGTGCCTGCCGAGGAAGGCCGGCAGAAGGGTGGAAAACAGGCTCATCAGCAACAGGCCGAAGTAGACCAGTGAATCGATCAGTTGTTGCTGCAGGAGCAGGTTGAGGAAGACGATCTCGGTCAGGCCCCGGATATTCAGCAGCAGGCTTTCCTGCCACTTGATCCGCGCGGCGGCGGCCGGTGCGGCCCAGTGCAGGCCGAGCCAACTGCCGGCGACCTTGCTGGCCACCGGCGCGACCAGCAGGATGCCGATGACCAGCCAGGAATAGTGTTCGCCAATGCCGTGGAAGTCCACGCGCAGAACGCCGCAGGTGAGGATCAGCGGCACTGCCAGGCCGTTCATCAGCAGCTTCCAGCCACGCTCCGGCAAGGGCAGGCGCAGGGGCTTGCCGCTCCAGGCCAGGCACAGCATGTAGGCGATGCCGAACACTAGGGCATTCAGCCCGAGCGCATGGAACAGCACCATCAGGGCGAAGAACGGCAGGCTGTAGAACAGGTCGTTGCGCAGGCCCAGCCGCGCCAGCAGCAGTGGCAGGCTGGCGGCCAGCAGCGGCCATAGCAGGCTGGCCGGGTTGCTGGAGCCTTGCGCCAGGCCGAACAGGCTCCAGCACATGAAGTCCATCAGGATGGCGGCATGCAGCAGGCGCTTGGTGGCCGCCGGCGGGTAGTCGATGCTGTGCAGGAACAGGTAGAGCACCGGGATGGCGGTGATTGAGAACAGCAGGCCGATGCCCAGGGCGCTGAGCCAGTCGTAGTCGCCGGGCAGCAGCCAGAAGGCGCAGGCCAGACCCGCCAGCAGCGGCACGAGAAAACTCGGCAGGGCGATCTTCAGGCAAGCTGTGTTGAGGTCGAGGTCGATCACGTCGCTGAGTATGTAGCCCAGCAGCAGCGCGAAGCACAGGCCGTAGAGCAGGTCCAGCCATTGTGGTGCGAGCAGGTCGCTGGTGCCGAGCTGCCAGTGGGGTTCTACCCAGCCCAGCAGCAGGGCCGGGATCGCCAGACTGGCCACCAGCAGTTGGCCGACGATGGGCACCAGGCGCTTGCCCC is part of the Pseudomonas sp. ABC1 genome and encodes:
- a CDS encoding sodium:proton antiporter, with protein sequence MTVLLFWCLALALYALVGLLGGKRLVPIVGQLLVASLAIPALLLGWVEPHWQLGTSDLLAPQWLDLLYGLCFALLLGYILSDVIDLDLNTACLKIALPSFLVPLLAGLACAFWLLPGDYDWLSALGIGLLFSITAIPVLYLFLHSIDYPPAATKRLLHAAILMDFMCWSLFGLAQGSSNPASLLWPLLAASLPLLLARLGLRNDLFYSLPFFALMVLFHALGLNALVFGIAYMLCLAWSGKPLRLPLPERGWKLLMNGLAVPLILTCGVLRVDFHGIGEHYSWLVIGILLVAPVASKVAGSWLGLHWAAPAAAARIKWQESLLLNIRGLTEIVFLNLLLQQQLIDSLVYFGLLLMSLFSTLLPAFLGRHVKVEARSHHEYS